Proteins encoded within one genomic window of Ignavibacteriota bacterium:
- the hemG gene encoding protoporphyrinogen oxidase: MSTKHVVVIGGGISGLTAAFWLKENGVPVTVLERESVAGGTMRTMQDGGWMVETGPNSALETTPVFGEMFGILGLTRDRLYADDASNNRYILRNGQLHALPMSPPAFLRSRLWTVPGKLRLLKEPFVGRAAREETIAEFVERRLGREFLDYAINPFVAGVYAGNPEELSVRSAFPKLYALEEKYGGLIRGMIGGARERKKRAEVAKDRARMFSFVRGMQQFPEAIADRLGMAVQCNCTVTAIGVQPSAQGKGQGFSIDYTLGGRASRLEASDVVLAVPSYTAAGLLQPHAADLARALRGIYYPPVAEVYLGYRTGQCGRPLDGFGYLIPAVEKRNILGTIWSSALFPGRAPEGHCALTTFVGGSRQPELLAQTDAEILAMVRSELASIMAVQGEPAYARVIRWDRAIPQYNLGHGKIMTMVDALEASHPGLVVCANYRGGIAVGDCVRNGRDVAERIVRS, from the coding sequence CGATGCAGGACGGCGGCTGGATGGTCGAGACCGGGCCGAATAGCGCGCTGGAGACCACTCCGGTCTTCGGCGAGATGTTCGGGATCCTCGGACTCACGCGCGACCGGCTGTATGCGGACGATGCATCCAACAACCGATACATCCTCCGCAACGGGCAGCTGCATGCTCTGCCCATGTCCCCGCCGGCTTTTCTGAGGTCGCGCCTGTGGACCGTTCCCGGGAAACTGCGGCTCCTGAAAGAACCGTTTGTGGGTCGCGCTGCCCGTGAGGAGACCATCGCCGAGTTCGTGGAACGCCGCCTGGGCCGGGAATTCCTGGACTATGCGATCAATCCCTTCGTAGCCGGGGTGTATGCCGGTAACCCCGAAGAGTTGAGCGTCCGGAGCGCCTTCCCGAAGCTCTACGCACTGGAAGAGAAGTATGGCGGGTTGATCCGTGGCATGATCGGCGGTGCGCGCGAGCGCAAGAAGCGCGCAGAGGTCGCGAAAGACCGCGCACGGATGTTCTCGTTCGTGCGGGGCATGCAGCAGTTCCCGGAAGCCATTGCGGATCGTCTCGGCATGGCGGTGCAATGCAACTGCACCGTCACCGCGATCGGCGTGCAGCCGTCTGCGCAGGGGAAGGGGCAGGGCTTTTCGATCGACTATACCTTGGGTGGAAGGGCCTCGCGCCTGGAGGCCTCGGATGTCGTGCTCGCGGTGCCGTCGTACACGGCAGCAGGATTGCTCCAGCCGCATGCAGCGGACCTCGCGCGTGCACTCCGGGGGATCTATTATCCCCCCGTGGCGGAAGTGTATCTCGGATACCGCACCGGCCAGTGCGGGCGCCCGCTGGATGGGTTCGGGTACCTCATCCCCGCGGTCGAGAAGCGGAATATCCTCGGGACGATCTGGTCCTCGGCTCTGTTCCCCGGCCGGGCGCCGGAGGGGCATTGTGCACTGACGACCTTTGTGGGAGGGTCGCGCCAGCCCGAACTCCTCGCGCAGACGGATGCGGAGATCCTCGCGATGGTGCGCTCGGAACTGGCCTCGATCATGGCAGTGCAGGGCGAGCCGGCGTATGCCCGGGTCATCCGGTGGGACCGTGCGATCCCCCAGTACAATCTGGGTCACGGGAAGATCATGACGATGGTGGACGCGCTGGAAGCCTCGCACCCCGGACTCGTGGTGTGCGCGAACTACCGTGGCGGCATTGCGGTAGGGGATTGTGTGCGGAACGGGCGGGATGTTGCCGAGAGGATCGTGAGAAGCTGA